Part of the Sulfobacillus acidophilus DSM 10332 genome, TTTAATTCGTCCCACGCGATTTTCAACACCCGGTACCCCAGACTTTGGCGCACCGCTTCCAGTGATCCATGGGCAACGGCCCGCCCCGCCTGAATCACGGTCACGCTCTGACACAAATCTTCAATAAATTCCATCGTGTGACTCGACAAAAGGACCGTTGTGCCTTGGCGCCGGATCTCGCGGATGACGTCTTTCATCAACCGGACATTGACCGGGTCCATCCCTTCGAACGGCTCATCCAGGACCAAGAGTTCCGGAGAGCCTAATAGCGCCAGGGCCATCTGGGCTTTACGGGCATTCCCTTTACTCAGTTCGCTCCCCCGGCGGTCTAGATAGGGATGAAGCGCTAACCGGTCAACCCATTCGGCCACCCGGGTTCGACTATCTTGAGCCCCGAGGCCCCAAAGCCGGGCAAAAAATTCCAACTGCTCGGAAAGGCGCATTTTGGGATAAAGTCCCCGTTCCTCGGGAACATAGCCGAAGTGATGCCGCGGCACCGAGTCAAGCGGGCGTCCGCGCCAACTGATATGCCCTTGATCAGGGGTCATGATACGGAGAATCATCCGCATCGCGGTAGTTTTTCCCGCCCCGTTGGGCCCAATGATGCCGTGAACGGCCCCTTCGGCGACCTCAAAAGACAACCCGTTTAAGGCGGGTTTTGATAAAAATGCTTTGGACAACCGGCTAACCGTCAGCCCCATGGCCTCACCCACTACCCGGTACTCATCTCTTATAAAGCGCTATTCGCGATCTTATCCGCGAATTCCTTTCACGTCGGAGACCCTAGTGCACTCCTACCCCGTATTGATAAACCATCGTGCCCCCGATTGAAGCGGTCAGAGTAACCAAGGCAACCGCCCCAATTAATAAGACGAACGACAACAGAGTTTGCCGCCCACGTTGGGTATGGGCAAACGACCATCCTGCTCCCGACGCCCGGGGATAGCGG contains:
- a CDS encoding ABC transporter related protein (PFAM: ABC transporter~COGs: COG4152 ABC-type uncharacterized transport system ATPase component~InterPro IPR003593:IPR003439~KEGG: tmr:Tmar_1543 ABC transporter~PFAM: ABC transporter-like~SMART: ATPase, AAA+ type, core~SPTR: ABC transporter related protein), translated to MGEAMGLTVSRLSKAFLSKPALNGLSFEVAEGAVHGIIGPNGAGKTTAMRMILRIMTPDQGHISWRGRPLDSVPRHHFGYVPEERGLYPKMRLSEQLEFFARLWGLGAQDSRTRVAEWVDRLALHPYLDRRGSELSKGNARKAQMALALLGSPELLVLDEPFEGMDPVNVRLMKDVIREIRRQGTTVLLSSHTMEFIEDLCQSVTVIQAGRAVAHGSLEAVRQSLGYRVLKIAWDELNTELLKDWERARRLTPEKVVDGQERWYRLSETLDSQTLLSEIGAIGDVRFYSVGPPDLEEVYVALVQGPLTEEKS